From the Accumulibacter sp. genome, one window contains:
- a CDS encoding diguanylate cyclase domain-containing protein — protein sequence MSESTPQVSILVVEDDAGDFGLIQASIRRAGLLRLGDREPLAWASTLVDGVRMATAARPDVVLLDLSLPDSAGIATVQMMRSVVPDVPIIVLTGADDHQLAAAALEAGAQDYLVKGQFEHDGLGRAIRHAVVRQKLESRLRLFEAALNSAANGIVITDVDATVVWANPAFTRMTGISLADAVGTRPSEMLNAGQQDQEFYQRMWETILDGRVWSGELVNRRKDGSLYDEALTISPVTDINGRIQHFVAIKQDISERKASEERVQHLAHHDQLTDLPNRALLSDRLAQALAQVRRDRATLALMFLDLDQFKPVNDTLGHDVGDLLLQEVALRLKSCVPRETDTVARLGGDEFVILLAQLERAMDAVLVANKVLAALRRPFLIGPHAIAISVSIGITVYPQHGEDVGQLLKNADTAMYYAKKAGRNCYRFFRVVTEAAGA from the coding sequence ATGAGCGAGTCGACGCCGCAAGTCTCGATCCTGGTGGTCGAGGATGACGCAGGCGACTTTGGCCTGATCCAGGCGAGCATCCGCCGCGCCGGTTTGCTCCGCCTCGGCGACCGCGAGCCGCTGGCATGGGCGTCGACGCTGGTCGATGGCGTGCGCATGGCGACGGCCGCCAGACCCGATGTCGTCCTGCTCGACCTCTCGCTGCCCGATTCGGCTGGGATCGCGACGGTGCAGATGATGCGCTCGGTGGTGCCCGACGTACCGATCATCGTCCTCACCGGGGCCGACGACCATCAGTTGGCGGCGGCGGCTCTGGAGGCCGGCGCGCAGGATTACCTGGTCAAGGGACAGTTCGAACATGACGGGCTTGGGCGTGCGATCCGGCATGCCGTCGTGCGCCAGAAGCTCGAGTCACGCCTGCGCCTGTTCGAGGCGGCGCTGAACTCCGCCGCCAACGGCATCGTCATCACCGATGTCGATGCGACGGTGGTGTGGGCCAACCCGGCGTTCACCCGGATGACCGGCATCAGCCTGGCAGACGCCGTGGGAACCAGGCCGAGCGAAATGCTCAACGCCGGCCAGCAGGACCAAGAGTTCTATCAGCGCATGTGGGAGACGATTCTCGACGGACGGGTCTGGAGCGGCGAGCTCGTCAACCGGCGCAAGGACGGCAGCCTCTATGACGAAGCGCTGACGATCTCGCCGGTGACCGACATCAACGGCCGCATCCAGCACTTCGTCGCCATCAAGCAGGACATCTCTGAGCGCAAGGCAAGCGAGGAGCGCGTCCAGCACCTCGCCCACCATGATCAGCTCACCGATCTGCCGAATCGCGCGCTGCTCAGCGATCGCCTGGCGCAGGCGCTGGCGCAGGTGCGCCGGGACCGGGCGACGCTTGCCCTGATGTTCCTCGATCTCGACCAGTTCAAGCCGGTCAATGACACGCTCGGGCACGACGTCGGCGACCTGTTGCTGCAGGAGGTGGCCCTGCGCCTGAAATCCTGTGTGCCGCGCGAAACGGATACCGTGGCGCGTCTCGGTGGCGACGAGTTCGTGATCCTGCTGGCGCAGCTCGAACGGGCGATGGATGCCGTTCTGGTCGCCAACAAGGTACTGGCGGCACTCAGGCGGCCCTTCCTGATCGGTCCGCACGCGATCGCCATCTCGGTCAGCATCGGCATCACCGTCTACCCGCAGCACGGCGAGGACGTCGGCCAGTTGCTGAAGAATGCCGATACGGCGATGTATTACGCGAAGAAGGCCGGGCGCAACTGCTACCGGTTCTTCCGGGTAGTGACCGAAGCTGCGGGAGCCTGA